The genomic interval tttgccttaggaTTCACCATCATGATGAAGAACCATATTCGGGTGATAAGTGTGTTTAACCAAGGTACGGTGGAACTCTCATAAGAACCCTTGattcagacacccccccccccccccaaagaccttgctttttcagtttATTATGCCTGTAAATTTaaccccgttttaagacccctTCCCTTCAAGTTCAAGACTCCTTCATTTggcataaataaattaaaacactTCACAAGAAACTGTAACTAAACAACATACCTGTTTTCTGCTTTCTTAAGCAAAGAAGATGCATCAGTGGTACCATTAGTGCCGTTGGTGGTGGCAGTGGAGTTGGTGTGATTGGAGTGGTTGGTATGTCGCCGTTTGTCATTCACTTTGTTTCCTGAACACAAAACATACCAGTCAGAACATGAGTTTTACCTTCCTTCAGGGATGGAAGTTCAGAATGATCAAACTCAGCAACATTTAAATTTGATGTTGTTATGATACTTatattttcccattttctcaaaaaattTTCCCTTTTTGAATTTGTCAAAATACAAGAAATCTGTCAGGAAACAAGCCTTCAAATCAGGAATTCCTGTTTCATCGAAAAGGCATGTGGCCACAGTTAATTATTTGTTAAGCGTGTAAGCTTTTAACGCAAAAAGGTTGTCACAGTTCATGGTCAGGTTCCTGTTGTAGCACATGCATCACACCTTTTATGCCCTAGCATATTTTGTGCCGAATTTCATAGGACTTTGAAAACAACCCCCTTTCCTTAATAAGCATAATCTTTCCACATGTCTGGCATGGTGGAATTGTAATGTCTGTGCAAAATGTTTCTAGAGCAACACTCAAAGTCCTTTTGTGAATTCTAACAAAAGGGCAGGTTTCAATTAAATTTTAGCAAATTTTAGAAGACTGTAAACATTTTCTTGACCGGTTCGGATTTTTATTTCTTGAGTATAAGTTCCCTCAATTTGTACAACAGAGTTGAGGCAGTATAGCATAATTTTGAGACAAATATGCATGCAaattaacttcttcttctttgttcatgggcttaggctcccacgttcactcatgttttttagcacgagtggatttttacgtgtatgaccgtttttaccccgccattcaggcagcatacgccgatttcgggggagcaAATTAACTTAACCATCTCCTGCATACCATCTGTCATTTCTTCCAGCAGATCTTCTTCTGCCCACACTTCTCGGTAATGACGTCCCAATGGAGGAATCTTTAAGTACAAAGACTCTTCATCTTCCAACTTTCGAATCTGTTCCTCAAGATATTTTATGTCCTCCTCCGTGACTGGTCGAGAGTAGGCTTCCATGGCCTGCCAGAACCTATCAACACACTCGTTCTTCACCACTCTTGGCAGTTCTGCTGGCGAGTGAACCGAATCTCCATCATGGCCTTTGACCTGAAAAAGTCAAGGTAAGACAATCAGCAAATAAAGGGGAATCAACAGGTTCACTTAACACTTTAGAATTTTTCTTGTCGTATTTTCTTTTAACTGCTGTACTGATCGTATCCTacacaatcatgcgtacaaaatacggcaaaatcgtatgggttcccaggtctgtaagACATAAACATATTAAACTGGATCAGTaaagtttgagagagagattgattgagagagagagagagagagagagagagagagagagagagagagagagagagagagagagagagacagacagacagacagacagacagacagagagagtgagtgaggacacacacacacacacatatatgtataggttacaacacgagtggttttttatatggcttgtatttcagtcaagacccagcggatgaatatcatcgggagacacgagcctctggcgagtggctctcgattgatattcccgctgggtcttgactgaaatacaagccatataaaaaaccacgagtgttgtaatctgtatatcccattctaccatcaaacacaaagtgtagactactagcggcactgttgcgatctgtggagagtgaaacagtggtgccagcgagacttggcccttttgcaaccttaaactaagtgaccgtcactgaaaaaaataaaacgaatgagtgcatcgataagtacgcggtaacactactttcagaccatttaaaagctttaagtaaaggttcataagttgcaagaaagtaatgaagtcgtatagaaatcaatttagttgaagcgcacaattcttttgttttgcgtttcaggtcggcagaacgggcgaaaccgggttggcacccatttggcttactcgattcagaatcgattccacgttgtttttctcgaacgtattattatacaatcaggcttattgacagagaagcaaattttagggaagaaatatgtaggtttagatttaaccatttgctccctatttgaaatgtatctacgtgataaactgttttgcgagtgtgtttgcatggatgaacctaaactggtatgggtgtgaggaaaacgggaccaagttggtgaagtcgcgaattgctgacaccaagtctgtcaccgccgattgattgcattttgaaggaatatgactgtattacggaaaaatgcacacatgttaagttcttggatgccttcatcgccaatgtggacttactgcagagccaggcaaaagagtagacttgctcgcaaaatacgtgaaacagccgatgtttgatacgaAGCGAAGCCACCCCAAACCATGCAGTAAGGACGCTTCTCGGTCCCGCTACGCATGACACCAgaccagtgttgttgctttgagtttgactaacaaactcgaaactgtcatttaaaacatgagccaaatgtgtattgattgtgtgattagtctatgttacagggcttctattatctgtgctccctagcttctgtcagttcccacaccgacactgctGACAGACCTCTGTGACAGACTCTCACAAACAGTCGTCTGcttcgatgcaagggagggtactcgtttttttgttttggtttgtagcCATGGGCATTGTGATAGTGTTCGACTGTTCAAACTAGTGTTATGCACGGGTTAATAAAACTGCGGATAGAACTCTTTAGCAGCAAAGCAATTAAGAGTGTATTACAATCTATTTGTTTGGCgcaaggtcaaaggtcgggaggaaagtagttctttgcccaaatcggaatctgcactatcatatattttttggagtccatgatgtatttattgagctataaaaatacaacatatatacccatactaaagtaacagagacaaagaagggaggtcatgggatacctcccttctttgtctctgttacttctgagagcacgtattgaaatatctcatcgaccagattttgtccggggtgtatctgaatatggacaccaaatttgaagcagatccatcgagaactttggccgtgcatggcgaatacacacatacacagacagacagacagacagacagacacacaaacacaagtcgtatatatatatagatatatatacaaacaggtgaacaaaaaaacacctttcaaaTTTTAAGAAGCCCACCTGAGGAATTTTAGTCTTTGCACGAGCAACAGGGGAGGAAACTGTGGCCGGAGGTGCTGCTGATTTCCCACTGCTGTCCTTGAACTTTTTGGTCGGTCTGTCATCTGGAGTGGACGCAGCAAACTTTCCACGCTTTGCCGAGTTTGATGAAGGTGGTTCTACTTGCTGAAAAATAGCAAGTTAATCGTTTATAGCATTTGGCTATAAAGTACAATCACAAAATCCAAGAATCTTAATCTCTTATTATTAAAGAGAATGGGGGGGAAATGTGTGCTGCATAGTAGCAAGTAAATGGTATTAAGTAAGTGTCTGGCCATAACATAGAATCACAAAATGAAGAAATAGAATGCCAGAAGATAGTTGAAAgaatattatttattttaattttcctGGTAATAATAAAAGATATGTGTTAAACATGGGTCTCTGCCGTAAGTTCCatgcatttttttaatttcaggAACTTTTATTTTCCTGGGAAACAAAGCCTACTTTTACACGTCACCATTATCAAGATCTACAGGCAGAATTCATTACTTATTCAACTTTTTGTCGAAATCATTgtcaaaaataaaatcaaactttTAGCTGAAATCACTGTCAAAGTcaccattatttttttatctcgAACAAATGTCATCAGTTGTTAGTATTTATGTTTGTGCTTTTTCTATCACTAAGTGATTCCAAATGAAGTCATAAATCATGTAGAATGGTTTTATTCGGATATTTTAGACGTACAATAACACATTGTCCTAGTGAAGTTGACTTGCTGGAAGTGGAAATGTAGAGTTCCTCCAAAATGTTAGCACACTTTAGATACCTCAACTCCCTGTAACTGTGTAAGTTGTTACAACGCTACCACTAACATTTTCCTTTTCAATCTTATAACTTATAAGGAAAGAAAAATATACTGACCACTTTGCCTTTTATCAGTGGCGTCTTGATGTCTTTCTTGTCCTGCCAGTTCTGTAGGATCTGAATTTCAGATTCCAATAACTTCAAACGGCGACCAACCGATGCAAGCAACAACTCCAAATCCGTCTGAAGTGGGTCCAGCTCCTCAATGCTGATTGACTCTGTCGTTGGGCGGCCAAGCACTAAAACATTTGTAAGCGTTGTGTCTTGAATTATGGGCAGGATGTATACCCAAAAAAAATCAGGTAATCTGTGTTTAACTGATGTTAAATAATAGACTTGAAGTCATCATAGCAATTTGGCATGAGTCAAAAAAGTTATGACAGCAATCTCCTAGTAAAATCTTGTTAAGGCTTgtattaaaacacacacttcaAACAAATGACTATCAGTATCACTTGACCACCGAATGATACTTGAACTTGAAGAAACAGAAATAAACCTTCAGACTGTTCGCAACAGAGCAAATCGTAGTTGGAACTCTGACTTTGGTTTTGGATGAGATTGGCAAGAAAAATGCCTATCTCACTTTTTCAGATGGGCAACTACCCGAAGACAGACCAATTACTGAATTAGGCTGTTTTTATATCTCCTGCTTGCCCTTTTTAGATGCTATGTGATTGAAAGCGACAGAATGGACTCGATCTCTCCTGCAAAACTGCCTAACTTATGAGTTATGCAATTATGTTATGATCAGGACGGTAACTTATATTACATAGCCTGCtgatcaaaaaacaaaaataattataTAAAAAGAGGAACTAAACAAAGAAGACCACTGCATTTacagacctaaaaaaaaaaaacagtgcaTGCTTTTACACCTACCACTACAAGTGCTGTAAATGTATGCATACTGCTGAAAGCATGAATGGTGCTCATTCAAAAAATCAAAGCTGAACTTGAAGTTGAAGGATGAATTCTTGTCAATGATTCATGTAAATCTTTACATGTCTGAAGTATCTTATGCAAATTCTATTTCAGAAAGAACAGTTTTTAATGTGTTGCAGTCTTACTGCAGTCTTACTCCAGAGCTGCTAAACGTCTGACTCTGAgaggcgcacgcacacacacccacacacaattaggcacaaaaaaaaaaggtctgattacggtaacataggccaaaaaaatagggtcggtaggtcgggattttttttttttctccaaaaaaccatatttttacgttattttggtttttttttccttcccccaaatgccaaaaaaaagtctagggtcgcgcgaaaaaaatagggtcggtcgggttaccgta from Littorina saxatilis isolate snail1 linkage group LG7, US_GU_Lsax_2.0, whole genome shotgun sequence carries:
- the LOC138971335 gene encoding transcriptional adapter 3-B-like produces the protein MKGKGKAAQQPQEKDCPLQFPDLTIVNHEEECKRYTAVLGRPTTESISIEELDPLQTDLELLLASVGRRLKLLESEIQILQNWQDKKDIKTPLIKGKVQVEPPSSNSAKRGKFAASTPDDRPTKKFKDSSGKSAAPPATVSSPVARAKTKIPQVKGHDGDSVHSPAELPRVVKNECVDRFWQAMEAYSRPVTEEDIKYLEEQIRKLEDEESLYLKIPPLGRHYREVWAEEDLLEEMTDGNKVNDKRRHTNHSNHTNSTATTNGTNGTTDASSLLKKAENSMEDSPYGPLTQRIVSALLEENIMTPMDDIITDFGENVEEASAISPRMLAKQLNIGNPAALERRIQRELEEQGILEPEDDEVEDDPNDEVLTELKQAQANLKPLIQWKIRHLKDLLKNAKDQQARQQPWKKFEECDAKLHEEYRKLNVARQKKKPNLKKERESVKKVLKEWWSVYQAVDDSYDQ